A window of Myxococcales bacterium contains these coding sequences:
- a CDS encoding metallophosphoesterase yields MAESGRRTVFVGDVHGCRPELERLLEQVQFSERDRLVFVGDLVARGPDSLGVLAIARALGAVVVRGNHEERVLRELGLGATFGGSPSRPHQEIAARLGQADVDLLRETPLYRTFDEHGLTVVHAGIDPEEPLHLQRPETLLFVRNARTPSGKKRLWGEVHEGPVSYVFGHNAIEKLQLHPFATGLDTGCVYGGALTALVLGENETLPRDVTARRAKLVSIPAERVWFDPHSRDD; encoded by the coding sequence ATGGCTGAGAGCGGGCGGCGGACGGTGTTCGTGGGCGACGTCCACGGGTGCCGACCGGAGCTCGAGAGGCTGCTCGAGCAGGTTCAATTTTCGGAGCGCGACAGGCTCGTGTTCGTGGGCGATCTCGTCGCTCGCGGGCCCGACTCGCTCGGCGTGCTCGCGATCGCACGCGCGCTCGGCGCCGTGGTCGTGCGAGGGAACCACGAGGAGCGTGTGCTCCGGGAGCTCGGCCTCGGGGCGACGTTCGGGGGCTCCCCCTCGCGCCCGCACCAAGAGATCGCCGCGCGCCTGGGCCAGGCCGACGTCGACCTCCTCCGCGAGACGCCGCTCTATCGCACCTTCGACGAACACGGGCTCACGGTGGTCCACGCGGGCATCGATCCCGAGGAGCCCCTCCACCTCCAGCGGCCCGAGACGCTCCTCTTCGTGCGGAACGCGCGCACGCCTTCGGGAAAAAAACGGCTCTGGGGCGAGGTGCACGAGGGGCCGGTCTCCTACGTGTTCGGGCACAACGCCATCGAGAAGCTCCAGCTCCACCCGTTCGCCACCGGCCTCGACACGGGCTGCGTCTACGGCGGCGCGCTCACCGCGCTCGTGCTCGGGGAGAACGAGACTCTCCCCCGCGACGTCACGGCGCGTCGCGCGAAGCTCGTGTCGATCCCCGCCGAGCGCGTCTGGTTCGATCCGCACTCGCGGGACGACTGA
- a CDS encoding M18 family aminopeptidase, whose amino-acid sequence MSQTSSSSTLDDLLAYLGAAPTPYHAVAETRRRLVGGGFRELSEREPWDGLAPGRYFVVAGETTLIAFVLPHGRKVGGFRIVGAHTDSPNLRLKPKPDYTKEGYAQLGVEVYGGALLNSWLDRDLGIAGRLLVREGESIVPKLVTVARPMCRVAQLAIHLDRDVNDGLKLNRQEHLAPIFGLGLGDDVLTTCAKEVGVARDTVVAHELMLFDVTKPTRGGRSDELFFSARLDNLAMCHAGTHALLRAVPEAEAGNVVPVLALFDHEEVGSESVTGAGSAFLPRVLERISIATGASRESHLRALASSLCVSADMAHAVHPNYDGRHEPRHKPVLNGGPVIKTNAQQRYATSGETAALFRELGRKAGVPIQEYAHRTDLPCGTTIGPITSSLLGIRTVDVGNPMLSMHSARELGGSEDPELMAMVMRLFFTCHDPSA is encoded by the coding sequence GTGAGCCAGACATCCTCCTCATCGACGCTCGACGACCTCCTCGCGTACCTCGGAGCCGCTCCGACGCCCTACCACGCCGTCGCCGAGACGCGGCGGCGCCTCGTCGGAGGGGGCTTCCGCGAGCTCTCGGAGCGCGAGCCGTGGGACGGCCTCGCCCCGGGTCGCTATTTCGTCGTGGCCGGGGAGACGACGCTCATCGCCTTCGTGCTCCCGCACGGTCGGAAGGTGGGCGGCTTTCGCATCGTGGGCGCGCACACGGACAGCCCCAACCTGCGCCTCAAGCCGAAGCCCGACTACACCAAAGAGGGCTACGCCCAGCTCGGCGTCGAGGTGTACGGCGGCGCGCTCCTGAACTCGTGGCTCGACCGGGATCTCGGCATCGCCGGCCGCTTGCTCGTGCGCGAGGGCGAGAGCATCGTCCCGAAGCTCGTGACCGTGGCGCGGCCCATGTGCCGCGTCGCGCAGCTCGCCATCCACCTCGATCGTGACGTGAACGACGGGCTCAAGCTCAATCGCCAAGAGCACCTCGCGCCGATCTTCGGCCTCGGCCTGGGCGACGACGTCCTCACCACGTGCGCGAAGGAGGTGGGCGTCGCGCGCGACACCGTCGTGGCCCACGAGCTCATGCTGTTCGACGTCACGAAGCCCACGCGCGGGGGCCGCTCGGACGAGCTCTTCTTCTCGGCCCGCCTCGACAACTTGGCCATGTGCCACGCGGGAACGCACGCGCTCCTTCGCGCCGTCCCCGAGGCCGAAGCCGGCAACGTCGTCCCGGTGCTCGCGCTCTTCGATCACGAAGAGGTCGGCAGCGAGAGCGTCACGGGCGCAGGCTCCGCGTTTTTGCCGCGCGTGCTCGAGCGCATCTCGATCGCCACGGGCGCCTCGCGGGAGAGCCACCTCCGAGCGCTCGCGAGCTCGCTCTGCGTCTCGGCGGACATGGCCCACGCCGTGCACCCGAACTACGACGGCCGCCACGAGCCGCGCCACAAGCCCGTGCTGAACGGAGGCCCGGTCATCAAGACGAACGCCCAACAGCGCTACGCGACGAGCGGAGAGACGGCCGCGCTCTTCCGCGAGCTCGGGCGCAAGGCCGGCGTGCCCATCCAAGAATATGCACACCGCACGGATCTCCCGTGCGGCACGACGATCGGCCCCATCACCTCGAGCCTCCTCGGCATCCGGACGGTCGACGTGGGCAACCCGATGCTCAGCATGCACTCGGCGCGCGAGCTCGGGGGCTCCGAGGACCCCGAGCTCATGGCGATGGTGATGCGCCTCTTCTTCACCTGCCACGACCCGTCGGCATGA
- a CDS encoding 5'-nucleotidase C-terminal domain-containing protein → MAEPDLTRGPRLRIVAINDVYVLDALPHLAGLVAHARATDPADTLLVTLAGDFVAPSLLSSLDAGAGMVDTLNAVGVTHACFGNHEDDIPPHELSARARELRAMLLGTNLRGYDPDLPLSDVVEVRAPSGAVTKVGLVGVVMDDRAVYRRPPFAPATVLPANRAALDEARRLRASGCDTVVALTHQPVADDRALASAALGDLAFPVLLGGHDHQPYLETVADTTLVKAGADAILAAVVELAFPPSGKGKPEVSATLVKTRDYPEVAEVRACARSHEEKVHALASAVLLVIEPGVTLSSKGTRSRQTTLGELLATRVRDTLGADLCVFNGGGIRASRDYTETFSYGDLEAEVPFANELVVVALPGAVIERAIAVSRAKAPVESGSFFQVCDRTVVGPDGRLTHVAGAPFDPSRTYTVALVRNLFEGMDHVTPLVDFARERPDAIPPAGSGRDVKVVLLESFARHLWSKLGGFARVDRNSDGFVTPSELGAAITEHTRRPPSDVAAGIVMRALDGDRDARISASEAPPEPASDSSETVK, encoded by the coding sequence ATGGCCGAGCCCGATCTCACGCGTGGCCCGAGGCTGCGCATCGTCGCCATCAACGACGTGTACGTCCTCGACGCCCTGCCGCACCTGGCGGGGCTCGTCGCGCACGCGCGCGCGACCGACCCGGCCGACACGCTCCTCGTGACCCTCGCGGGAGACTTCGTGGCGCCTAGCCTGCTGTCGAGCCTCGACGCGGGCGCGGGCATGGTCGACACGTTGAACGCCGTCGGCGTGACACACGCGTGCTTCGGGAACCACGAGGACGACATCCCCCCACACGAGCTGTCGGCGCGCGCACGCGAGCTGCGGGCGATGCTCCTCGGCACGAACCTCCGCGGGTACGATCCCGACCTTCCGTTGTCCGACGTCGTCGAGGTGCGCGCGCCGTCGGGTGCCGTCACGAAGGTCGGGCTCGTCGGCGTCGTGATGGACGATCGCGCCGTGTACCGCAGGCCACCCTTCGCGCCGGCCACTGTGCTGCCTGCGAATCGCGCGGCCCTCGACGAGGCCCGGCGGCTCCGCGCTTCGGGGTGCGACACGGTCGTGGCGCTCACGCATCAACCCGTCGCCGACGATCGGGCGCTGGCGTCGGCCGCCCTCGGCGACCTTGCGTTCCCCGTGCTGCTCGGGGGCCACGATCACCAGCCGTACCTCGAGACGGTGGCGGACACGACCCTCGTCAAGGCGGGCGCCGACGCGATCTTGGCGGCCGTCGTCGAGCTCGCGTTCCCGCCCTCCGGCAAAGGAAAACCGGAGGTCTCGGCCACCCTCGTGAAGACGCGAGACTACCCCGAGGTCGCCGAGGTCCGCGCGTGCGCGCGCTCGCACGAAGAGAAGGTCCACGCGCTCGCGTCGGCCGTGCTGCTCGTGATCGAGCCCGGCGTCACCCTGTCGTCGAAGGGCACACGTTCCCGCCAGACGACCCTCGGCGAGCTGCTCGCGACGCGGGTCCGCGACACCCTCGGGGCCGACCTGTGCGTGTTCAACGGCGGCGGGATCCGCGCCTCGAGGGACTACACCGAGACCTTCTCCTACGGCGATCTCGAGGCCGAGGTGCCGTTCGCGAACGAGCTCGTCGTCGTCGCCTTGCCGGGGGCCGTCATCGAGCGCGCCATCGCCGTCTCGCGCGCCAAGGCTCCGGTCGAGTCGGGCAGCTTCTTCCAGGTCTGCGATCGGACGGTCGTCGGCCCCGACGGGCGCCTCACCCACGTCGCGGGCGCGCCGTTCGATCCGTCGCGAACGTACACGGTCGCGCTCGTGCGAAACCTGTTCGAGGGCATGGACCACGTGACCCCCCTCGTCGACTTCGCGAGGGAGAGGCCCGACGCCATCCCCCCGGCCGGCAGCGGGAGGGACGTGAAGGTCGTGCTGCTCGAGAGCTTCGCCCGTCACCTATGGTCGAAGCTCGGCGGGTTCGCCCGCGTCGACCGGAACTCCGACGGCTTCGTGACCCCGAGCGAGCTCGGCGCCGCCATCACCGAGCACACGCGGAGGCCCCCCTCCGACGTGGCCGCGGGGATCGTCATGCGCGCCCTCGACGGCGATCGCGACGCACGGATCTCGGCGAGCGAGGCCCCCCCGGAGCCCGCCTCGGATAGCTCCGAAACTGTAAAGTAA